A DNA window from Pyrus communis chromosome 3, drPyrComm1.1, whole genome shotgun sequence contains the following coding sequences:
- the LOC137727759 gene encoding RPM1 interacting protein 13-like — MNLGPIYISSDDELGRIELDEEDNLDWVSELLEPVDKVTDDDDSDDVVVISEVNSKPRQKSSKRTVADDDDDCLVLDGNPDKRVSVVENSGSGSDELLVVGETGQVACRDYPHPRHLCAKFPFKTTQHENHCDRCHCYVCDSLAPCVHWSTGGSNFNHCHATDKEESWRILRKKFKTPKIAPLPASNNLAPTKHSPVPPHNIIKLAPNSISQNQVSRPAAIHHCTSAGRTMPSIRSHQSEYLFPKNQVQPCSVSKQLLGARTNVVGRNRGQNIGHLGPVSSHSTFKRVGALGVSLPMNRTTFFSSNNSSCTTPSVYMRTSTPMATSNDRNPLRLQGVHSSVHQSASQPMTTSVGNTVHSQPQTYSQAVPQSIYSQAFQQQGNQSQNDSQIFCEYGIPSPDSSQGGYQYGNQSQNSSQNVSLQGNLGVSVTDLDFTNSDWVNNSSPNIRQPPVQQPPFQQPPIRQPSIQLLPVQQPPIQQQPPLQQPQFQQPSPIQQQPPIDISEIQSTEPVYGLGAVNERSNEVSNFNGLDEEFESWLMETQSGPAESNDLMASHLNIMSPEPSFIDSLIFDFEPPWNGLAQV; from the exons ATGAATTTGGGTCCAATTTACATAAGCTCCGACGACGAACTGGGGCGGATCGAACTGGATGAGGAGGACAACCTTGATTGGGTATCGGAGCTTCTGGAACCCGTCGACAAGGTAACCGACGACGATGATTCCGATGACGTTGTGGTGATTAGTGAGGTCAACTCCAAGCCTAGGCAAAAGTCTTCGAAACGGACGGTGGCGGATGATGACGATGACTGTCTGGTCTTGGACGGCAACCCGGATAAGCGGGTTTCGGTGGTGGAGAATTCGGGTAGTGGCTCCGACGAGTTGCTTGTGGTTGGGGAAACGGGGCAG GTAGCATGTAGAGACTACCCTCATCCACGACATCTTTGTGCCAAATTCCCTTTCAAAACTACCCAGCACGAGAACCACTGTGATCGT TGTCATTGTTATGTCTGTGACTCGCTGGCGCCATGTGTACATTGGAGCACTGGAGGCTCCAACTTTAATCATTGTCATGCCACGGATAAAGAAGAGTCATGGAGAATACTGAGAAAAAAGTTCAAGACACCGAAAATTGCACCATTACCAGCTTCAAACAATCTGGCACCGACTAAACACAGTCCAGTTCCACCACACAATATTATTAAGTTGGCACCTAACTCTATATCACAGAATCAGGTCTCTAGGCCAGCTGCAATTCACCATTGCACCTCAGCTGGTCGTACCATGCCTAGTATCAGAAGCCACCAATCAGAATATCTTTTCCCTAAGAACCAAGTCCAACCATGTTCAGTTTCGAAGCAGTTGCTTGGTGCACGCACTAATGTTGTTGGGAGGAACAGAGGTCAAAATATTGGTCATTTAGGCCCCGTCTCTTCTCATTCAACGTTCAAAAGAGTAGGAGCTCTTGGGGTTTCCTTGCCGATGAACCGAACCACATTTTTTTCGTCAAATAACAGTAGTTGTACCACTCCATCAGTATACATGAGAACTTCCACTCCCATGGCAACATCAAATGACAGAAACCCCTTGAGGTTGCAGGGTGTTCATTCTAGTGTGCATCAGAGCGCTTCCCAGCCCATGACCACGTCCGTTGGAAATACAGTGCACTCCCAACCCCAAACATACAGTCAGGCCGTTCCCCAATCAATTTATAGCCAAGCTTTTCAACAGCAAGGGAATCAAAGTCAAAATGATAGCCAAATTTTTTGTGAGTACGGGATTCCAAGTCCAGATTCCAGTCAAGGTGGATATCAGTATGGGAATCAGAGTCAGAATTCTAGTCAGAATGTTAGTCTGCAAGGTAATTTAGGTGTGAGTGTCACAGATTTGGATTTTACGAATTCTGATTGGGTAAACAATTCCAGTCCAAACATTCGGCAGCCTCCTGTTCAGCAGCCTCCATTTCAGCAGCCTCCAATTCGGCAACCTTCTATTCAGCTGCTTCCTGTTCAGCAGCCTCCAATTCAGCAACAGCCTCCGCTTCAGCAACCTCAGTTTCAGCAGCCATCTCCTATCCAGCAACAGCCTCCCATTgatatttctgaaattcaaagcACCGAGCCTGTATATGGGCTAGGTGCTGTCAATGAGCGGTCTAACGAAGTTTCTAATTTCAATGGTTTGGATGAAGAATTTGAAAGCTGGCTTATGGAAACCCAGTCTGGTCCGGCAGAATCAAATGATCTGATGGCATCTCATCTGAATATCATGTCTCCTGAGCCCAGTTTTATAGACTCGCTCATCTTTGATTTTGAACCCCCCTGGAATGGTCTCGCGCAGGTTTAG